The Chloroflexota bacterium genome includes a window with the following:
- a CDS encoding UPF0182 family protein encodes MSYFDELDRIWGKAGSGSNQPLRGRIRPHQTRRWLIAIGSLIALFIVAAISKGIYTEWLWFDSLGFSSVYTTILTTKVWLFFVGAFVFLALLLPNLFLVRRLSPPSGGSNLIGQGLLFVRRAIDIVILAVAAFISLIFGLVTSSQWEMVLRFAHATDFNVVEPLLERDVGFYIFKLPLYHFIQGWLVWAVVLILLFTAAVYVLNIGFNRAGFNRWIKGHLLALGAVLFFLIAWSYRLNIFDLLYSERGVIFGAGYTDDHAQLLAWRLLIATTVICGLLLIIGIFRRGRRWLFGPIVLWVVLAIIFGSIYPAIVQRFQVEPNELARESFYIKSNIQLTRLAFGLDRIEVREFPIEVAPSEEDILQNSATINNIRLWDYRPIKDTYNQIQSIRLYYDFYDIDVDRYQIDGIYRQVLLGARELSPEKLAAQAQTWVNRRLQFTHGYGVAMSPTNEVTKQGLPSLLIKDVPPIGTIEIERPEIYFGEKTVDYVIVNTRVAEFDYPKGDTNVFTHYKADSGIRLDSFLRKLAFTWQLGDINILISDELLEESQLLYRRNIQERVNHVAPFLKLDSDPYMVIDNGQLFWVQDAYTVSNLYPYSQPSASGINYIRNSVKVVINAYDGSITFYLIDPEDAIVNTYASMFPALFRPIAEMPETLREHLRYPLGLFKVQVSVYQTYHMTDPRVFYNKEDLWTIPMETYADAERSMEPYYVIMRLPGEEQEEFVLMLPFTPTQKDNMITWLAARSDGDKYGKLIAYNFPKDKLIYGPRQIEARIDQDSAISEQFTLWGQKGSQVIRGNLLVIPIEQSILYVEPVYLKAERGQLPELRRVVVVSGDLIAMEETLAESLNAIYAGLATEDLPVTTPKPPERTDKLAELARLAQEHYDKAQEYLKEGDWAGWGEELGKMAEVLRQLVELAEIKQE; translated from the coding sequence ATGAGCTACTTCGATGAGCTGGACAGAATATGGGGGAAGGCAGGCTCCGGTTCGAATCAACCTTTAAGAGGCAGAATCAGACCTCACCAGACCAGAAGGTGGCTCATTGCCATCGGGTCGCTCATCGCCCTGTTTATCGTTGCCGCTATCAGCAAAGGCATCTATACTGAGTGGCTCTGGTTTGACAGCCTGGGATTCAGCAGCGTCTACACGACCATACTGACCACCAAAGTCTGGCTCTTCTTTGTGGGTGCTTTCGTTTTTCTCGCGCTGCTTCTGCCTAACTTATTTCTGGTACGGCGGTTATCACCACCTTCCGGAGGCAGTAATCTTATCGGGCAGGGACTGCTATTCGTGCGCCGTGCCATTGATATCGTTATCCTGGCCGTGGCCGCCTTTATCAGCCTTATTTTCGGCCTTGTTACTTCCAGCCAATGGGAAATGGTGCTGCGCTTCGCCCACGCCACCGACTTTAATGTCGTCGAACCACTGCTGGAAAGGGATGTGGGCTTTTACATTTTCAAGCTACCCCTCTACCATTTTATTCAGGGATGGCTGGTCTGGGCAGTGGTTCTCATTCTGCTCTTCACTGCAGCCGTATACGTTTTGAATATCGGTTTCAATCGTGCCGGCTTTAACCGGTGGATTAAAGGGCACCTCCTGGCACTTGGCGCCGTCCTTTTCTTTCTCATCGCCTGGAGCTATCGATTGAACATATTCGACCTTCTCTATTCAGAACGCGGTGTTATTTTTGGTGCCGGATACACGGATGACCACGCCCAACTGCTGGCCTGGCGACTGCTCATAGCCACCACGGTCATATGCGGCCTGTTGCTGATAATCGGCATCTTCCGTCGCGGCCGGCGCTGGCTTTTCGGGCCGATTGTTCTGTGGGTTGTCCTCGCCATCATCTTCGGCAGTATCTATCCGGCCATCGTGCAGAGATTTCAGGTGGAGCCAAATGAACTGGCACGGGAAAGTTTTTATATCAAGAGTAATATTCAGCTCACCCGCCTGGCCTTCGGTCTCGACCGCATTGAGGTTAGGGAATTTCCCATTGAAGTTGCCCCAAGTGAAGAGGACATCCTCCAGAACAGCGCCACCATAAACAATATCAGGTTATGGGATTACCGTCCCATAAAGGACACGTATAACCAGATACAATCCATCAGGCTGTACTACGATTTTTATGATATTGACGTGGACCGCTACCAGATTGATGGTATCTACCGTCAGGTGCTCCTCGGCGCGCGAGAGCTGTCTCCGGAAAAACTCGCTGCACAGGCGCAGACATGGGTGAACCGCCGGCTGCAGTTCACGCACGGCTATGGCGTGGCCATGAGCCCCACCAACGAGGTTACCAAGCAAGGGCTGCCCAGCCTGTTAATCAAGGATGTGCCGCCGATTGGCACTATTGAAATCGAAAGACCCGAAATTTACTTTGGCGAAAAAACAGTTGACTATGTAATCGTTAACACCAGGGTTGCCGAGTTCGATTATCCCAAAGGAGATACCAATGTTTTTACGCACTATAAAGCGGACAGCGGTATCCGTCTTGACTCATTTCTGCGCAAGCTGGCTTTTACCTGGCAGCTTGGCGATATCAACATTCTGATTAGCGACGAACTTCTCGAAGAGAGTCAGCTTTTATATCGCCGCAACATACAGGAGCGGGTAAATCATGTCGCTCCTTTCCTGAAGCTCGATAGCGACCCGTACATGGTCATTGATAACGGCCAGCTTTTCTGGGTACAGGATGCTTACACGGTTTCCAACCTGTACCCTTATTCCCAGCCCAGCGCCAGCGGTATAAATTATATCCGCAACAGCGTCAAAGTAGTCATCAATGCCTACGATGGTTCCATCACGTTTTATCTTATCGACCCGGAAGATGCCATTGTGAATACTTACGCCTCCATGTTCCCGGCCCTGTTCCGACCGATTGCTGAAATGCCGGAAACTCTCCGGGAACATCTGCGCTATCCTCTTGGCCTCTTCAAGGTTCAAGTCTCGGTCTATCAGACCTATCATATGACCGACCCGCGTGTTTTTTACAATAAGGAGGACCTCTGGACTATTCCCATGGAAACATATGCCGATGCGGAACGCAGCATGGAGCCGTACTACGTGATTATGAGGCTGCCAGGTGAAGAGCAGGAGGAGTTTGTGCTCATGCTCCCCTTCACCCCCACGCAGAAAGACAACATGATAACGTGGCTGGCCGCCCGCAGTGACGGTGACAAGTACGGTAAACTCATTGCCTATAACTTCCCCAAAGACAAGCTTATCTACGGGCCGAGACAGATTGAAGCCAGGATTGACCAGGACTCTGCCATTTCCGAACAGTTCACCCTGTGGGGTCAGAAAGGCTCGCAAGTAATTCGGGGCAACCTGCTGGTGATACCCATCGAGCAGTCAATCCTGTATGTGGAACCGGTCTACCTCAAAGCGGAGAGAGGCCAACTTCCGGAACTAAGAAGAGTAGTGGTGGTCAGTGGCGACCTGATTGCGATGGAAGAGACGCTGGCCGAGAGCCTGAATGCCATCTACGCCGGTCTGGCCACAGAAGACCTGCCGGTGACCACCCCCAAACCGCCGGAAAGGACGGACAAGCTGGCGGAACTGGCCAGGCTGGCACAGGAACATTACGACAAAGCACAGGAATACCTTAAAGAAGGCGATTGGGCTGGCTGGGGAGAAGAGCTGGGCAAAATGGCCGAAGTCCTGCGCCAGTTGGTGGAACTTGCTGAAATCAAGCAAGAGTAA
- the plsY gene encoding glycerol-3-phosphate 1-O-acyltransferase PlsY, with amino-acid sequence MVINATIAIVIAYLLGSIPSAYIAGRLFKGIDIRQVGGGNIGAVNTLREIGLVPGLLVLIADIAKGSLAVIIALWLDLSLILVFVAGFAAVVGHSWPVFLKFKGGKGAAATIGVLFALVPLEFAISLALILTIIVITSNVRLAVVVGLLVLPLIIWQINGSGMLIAYSVAMFLFLCVRSLPSTREAMASIGDKKNLIFDRDYHFWQTRKSK; translated from the coding sequence ATGGTCATAAATGCCACAATAGCGATAGTTATTGCCTACCTGCTCGGCTCCATTCCATCTGCCTACATCGCCGGGCGGCTGTTCAAAGGAATCGACATCCGGCAGGTTGGCGGCGGCAATATAGGCGCCGTGAACACATTGCGGGAAATAGGGTTAGTGCCGGGGCTTCTGGTGCTCATTGCTGATATAGCCAAGGGGTCGCTGGCGGTGATTATTGCCCTCTGGCTGGATTTATCACTGATATTGGTCTTCGTTGCCGGCTTTGCCGCGGTCGTAGGACATAGCTGGCCGGTATTTTTAAAATTCAAGGGGGGAAAAGGGGCGGCCGCTACCATCGGGGTTCTATTCGCGCTGGTTCCACTGGAGTTCGCCATCAGCCTGGCCCTTATACTGACCATCATCGTCATTACCAGCAATGTCAGGCTGGCCGTTGTCGTCGGGCTGCTGGTATTGCCGCTCATCATCTGGCAGATAAACGGCTCCGGGATGCTTATCGCCTACTCGGTAGCGATGTTTCTCTTCCTCTGTGTCAGGTCACTGCCGAGTACCAGAGAAGCTATGGCGAGCATCGGTGATAAGAAAAACCTTATTTTCGACCGTGATTACCATTTCTGGCAGACCAGGAAAAGCAAATGA
- a CDS encoding helix-turn-helix transcriptional regulator, with amino-acid sequence MVQRRELIKGSSDSLLLCLLAQQPMYGYHIIRELEKRSQGYFKFKEGTLYPALHRLERAGLILGKWQMLSNSRPRRYYHITAKGHAKLSTERVQWQDFIIAVNMILQPAEY; translated from the coding sequence ATGGTACAGAGACGAGAGCTTATTAAGGGCAGCTCTGACTCCCTGCTTCTCTGCTTGTTGGCGCAGCAGCCGATGTATGGTTACCACATTATCAGGGAGCTGGAGAAAAGGAGTCAGGGTTATTTCAAATTCAAGGAAGGCACCTTGTACCCGGCGCTCCATCGCCTGGAAAGGGCAGGCCTGATTCTGGGCAAATGGCAGATGCTGTCCAACAGTCGGCCCAGGCGATACTACCATATCACGGCCAAAGGACATGCCAAGCTTTCCACGGAGAGAGTCCAGTGGCAGGACTTCATCATCGCCGTGAATATGATATTGCAGCCAGCAGAGTATTAA
- a CDS encoding alpha-hydroxy-acid oxidizing protein: MKTYLPPKFLVERDPERCIKCEVCVNQCSFDNHYFDAEDNEMKSRTENCAGCHRCVTFCPTGALTVRRNPLEYRDNYNWRPEYIEDIIKQAETGGILLTGMGNDKGQRIYWDHLVLNASQVTNPSIDPLREPMELTTYLGGKPDRLELDADLNLKTKLTPQVKLEVPVMFAAMSYGAVSLNVHQSLARAATEMGTLWNTGEGGLHPSLYKYGNNTTVQVASGRFGVHPGYLEVARVVEIKIGQGAKPGIGGHLPGEKVSAEVSITRMIPQGTDALSPAPQHDIYSIEDLAQLVYALKEATHYQKPVSVKIAAVHNSAAIASGMVRAGADIIVLDGLRGATGAAPKVIRDNVGIPIELALASVDGRLRQEGIRNRASLVISGSIRNSADLAKAIALGADAVYIGTAALIALGCRLCQQCHTGKCAWGICTSDLFLSKRINPDIGARRLANLLRGWSLELKDMLGGMGINALESLRGNRLALRGVGLNENELDILGVRMAGS, from the coding sequence GTGAAGACATATCTGCCGCCCAAGTTTTTAGTTGAGAGAGACCCGGAGCGCTGCATCAAATGCGAGGTGTGCGTCAACCAGTGCTCCTTTGATAACCACTATTTTGACGCTGAAGATAATGAGATGAAGAGTCGCACCGAGAACTGTGCCGGCTGCCATCGCTGCGTCACCTTCTGCCCTACCGGCGCACTGACGGTGCGGCGCAACCCGCTCGAGTACCGTGATAACTATAACTGGCGCCCGGAGTATATCGAGGATATCATCAAGCAGGCTGAGACGGGAGGCATCCTCCTCACCGGCATGGGCAATGACAAGGGCCAGCGCATTTACTGGGACCACCTGGTGCTCAATGCCAGCCAGGTGACCAATCCCTCCATTGACCCGCTGCGCGAGCCGATGGAACTGACCACATACTTGGGCGGCAAACCGGACCGGCTGGAGCTTGACGCAGACCTGAATCTGAAAACGAAGCTGACACCACAGGTCAAGCTGGAAGTGCCGGTGATGTTCGCCGCCATGTCTTACGGAGCGGTGAGCCTCAACGTGCACCAGTCGCTGGCCAGAGCGGCAACAGAGATGGGCACGCTGTGGAATACCGGCGAGGGCGGACTGCATCCCAGCCTTTATAAATATGGAAATAACACCACTGTTCAGGTGGCGTCGGGGCGCTTCGGCGTTCACCCGGGATACCTTGAGGTCGCCCGCGTCGTTGAAATCAAAATCGGTCAGGGGGCCAAGCCCGGCATCGGCGGCCATCTGCCCGGAGAGAAAGTCAGCGCCGAGGTCTCCATCACCCGCATGATTCCACAGGGCACCGATGCCCTCTCCCCGGCACCGCAGCACGATATCTACTCCATTGAGGACCTGGCACAGCTTGTCTACGCGCTGAAAGAGGCCACCCACTACCAGAAGCCGGTATCGGTGAAGATAGCTGCCGTGCACAACTCGGCGGCAATTGCCAGCGGTATGGTCCGCGCCGGCGCCGACATCATCGTTCTCGACGGGCTTAGGGGAGCCACCGGGGCTGCCCCCAAGGTGATACGAGATAACGTCGGCATTCCGATTGAGCTGGCCCTCGCCTCGGTAGACGGTCGCTTGCGTCAGGAGGGCATCCGCAACCGGGCATCGCTCGTCATTTCGGGTAGCATCAGGAACAGCGCCGACCTGGCCAAGGCGATTGCCCTCGGTGCTGATGCCGTCTACATCGGCACCGCCGCGCTCATTGCCCTGGGCTGTCGCCTCTGCCAGCAGTGCCACACCGGTAAGTGTGCCTGGGGCATCTGCACCAGCGACCTCTTCCTCTCCAAGCGGATTAACCCTGACATCGGCGCAAGGCGGTTGGCCAATTTACTGCGCGGCTGGAGCCTGGAGCTGAAGGACATGCTCGGTGGTATGGGCATCAACGCGCTGGAAAGCCTGCGCGGCAATCGGCTGGCCTTAAGGGGCGTGGGGCTCAACGAAAACGAACTCGATATCCTCGGTGTGAGGATGGCAGGGAGCTGA
- a CDS encoding response regulator transcription factor encodes MLIIAGQGQSLNGIHSGLVQRGFSCSVASKHKDIVEQVGEQAPDLIVLEIKGKGGSGTAELLQKIKKGRQLPVIAVADRQIIDRPDISLEAIDDFVIAPGDVSEIVLRIKRLLGKTGSIESSEVIRCGDLVIDLAKYEVYIGGRRIELTFKEYELLRFLASYPGRVYTRDALLNKVWGYDYFGGDRTVDVHIRRLRSKIEGLGRTYVETVRNIGYRFNCDN; translated from the coding sequence ATTCTTATTATCGCTGGCCAAGGCCAGAGCCTGAACGGTATTCATTCCGGACTGGTCCAGAGGGGATTCTCCTGCTCAGTTGCTTCCAAGCACAAGGATATTGTGGAGCAGGTCGGGGAACAGGCTCCGGACCTGATAGTGCTGGAGATTAAGGGCAAAGGTGGTTCCGGAACGGCCGAGCTTCTTCAGAAGATAAAAAAGGGAAGACAGCTGCCCGTTATCGCCGTGGCAGACAGACAAATTATTGACCGTCCCGATATTTCCCTGGAGGCCATCGACGATTTCGTCATCGCGCCGGGTGATGTCAGTGAAATTGTGCTGCGGATTAAAAGACTTCTGGGCAAGACCGGCAGCATTGAATCAAGCGAGGTTATCAGATGCGGCGACCTCGTGATTGACCTGGCCAAATACGAGGTGTACATCGGTGGCCGACGTATTGAGCTTACCTTCAAAGAATACGAACTTCTGCGGTTCCTCGCCAGTTATCCGGGTCGGGTTTATACCCGCGACGCTTTGCTGAACAAGGTCTGGGGCTACGATTATTTCGGCGGCGACCGCACGGTTGACGTCCACATCAGGCGCCTCAGGAGCAAGATTGAAGGCCTGGGACGCACCTATGTCGAGACGGTGCGGAACATCGGTTACCGTTTCAACTGCGATAACTAA
- a CDS encoding ATP-binding protein has protein sequence MTETKVLNDAQQLLENLEQLPEPVVRPAFIVVSGLPGTGKSYFCRRLAERTPLIILESDVMRKALFPSPVYSAEESARLFQAIHHLIEQLLKRGIPIVLDATNLSERNRERLYHIADQLSAKLILVRVEAPPEVVRERLKNRTEGTALEEDHSEADWAVFQKMKTSVQKIGRNHFAVDTSRDIAPLLDKIVREVNR, from the coding sequence GTGACCGAGACAAAAGTTCTCAATGACGCGCAGCAGCTTCTGGAAAACCTGGAGCAACTCCCTGAGCCGGTCGTCAGGCCCGCTTTCATTGTGGTCAGCGGTTTGCCCGGAACCGGCAAATCATATTTCTGCCGCCGGCTGGCGGAGAGAACCCCCCTTATCATTCTGGAAAGCGACGTGATGCGCAAGGCGCTTTTCCCATCGCCCGTTTACAGCGCGGAGGAAAGCGCTCGCCTGTTCCAGGCCATTCATCATCTCATTGAGCAGCTGCTGAAAAGGGGGATACCCATTGTTCTGGATGCCACCAACCTCTCGGAGCGGAACCGTGAACGTTTGTACCACATTGCTGACCAACTAAGTGCAAAGCTGATTCTGGTGCGCGTGGAAGCACCGCCCGAGGTAGTGCGAGAACGGCTAAAAAATCGTACGGAAGGTACTGCTTTAGAGGAAGACCATTCGGAAGCTGACTGGGCGGTTTTCCAGAAGATGAAAACCTCGGTGCAGAAAATCGGTCGCAATCACTTTGCCGTTGATACCTCCCGTGACATAGCTCCGCTCCTGGACAAGATTGTCAGAGAGGTAAACCGCTGA
- a CDS encoding glutamine synthetase family protein, translated as MAKGNREEGKEYVLKKAKEHDIKFIRLWFTDILGILKNFAITAEELEGALEEGMGFDGSSIEGFARIDESDMIALPDPDTFQLLPWRSTEHRAVARMFCDILKPGGEPFVGDPRYVLKQNLKRAADKGYTYYVGPELEFFYFRDSQGTEFLDQGGYFDLTPRDAATDLRKETVLTLEEMGIGVEYSHHEVAPSQHEIDMRYTDALTMADSVMTYRLVVKEVALKYGVYATFMPKPVLGENGSGMHTHQSLFTGDRNAFFDPKDPYHLSKAGKCFIAGLLKHAPEITAVTNQWVNSYKRLVPGYEAPVYLSWARRNRSDLVRVPEYRPGREKATRIEFRSPDPACNPYLAFSVMLAAGLKGIEEEYEVPEPIEENVYEMSEEERLRRGIATLPASLLEAILLTEKSELVQKALGDHVFNAFIENKKIEWDQYRIQVTDYELKRYLPIL; from the coding sequence ATGGCAAAAGGAAACAGAGAAGAAGGCAAGGAATATGTGCTCAAAAAGGCCAAAGAACACGATATTAAATTCATCCGACTGTGGTTTACTGATATCCTGGGGATATTAAAGAACTTCGCCATTACCGCCGAGGAGCTGGAGGGCGCCCTCGAGGAAGGGATGGGTTTTGATGGTTCCTCAATCGAGGGTTTCGCCCGCATCGATGAAAGCGATATGATAGCGCTGCCCGACCCTGATACCTTTCAACTGCTGCCCTGGCGGTCAACGGAGCACCGTGCTGTGGCGCGCATGTTCTGCGATATTTTGAAACCGGGTGGCGAGCCATTTGTGGGCGACCCACGGTATGTCCTGAAGCAAAACTTGAAGCGGGCAGCGGACAAGGGCTACACCTACTATGTGGGGCCGGAACTGGAATTTTTCTACTTCCGCGATTCGCAGGGCACGGAATTCCTGGACCAGGGAGGTTATTTCGACCTTACACCACGGGATGCCGCCACCGACTTGAGAAAAGAGACCGTGCTCACCCTTGAAGAGATGGGCATCGGTGTGGAGTATTCCCACCATGAGGTCGCGCCCAGTCAGCACGAAATCGACATGAGGTATACCGATGCCCTGACCATGGCCGACAGCGTGATGACCTACCGTCTGGTGGTTAAAGAGGTAGCCTTGAAATACGGCGTTTATGCCACCTTTATGCCCAAGCCGGTGCTCGGCGAGAACGGCAGCGGCATGCACACGCACCAGTCACTTTTCACCGGCGACAGGAATGCCTTCTTTGACCCCAAAGACCCCTACCACCTTTCCAAGGCGGGCAAGTGTTTCATCGCCGGGCTGTTGAAACACGCCCCCGAGATTACCGCCGTCACCAATCAGTGGGTCAACTCTTACAAGCGCCTCGTCCCGGGATATGAGGCACCAGTTTATCTCTCCTGGGCGCGGCGCAACCGGTCCGACCTGGTCCGCGTCCCCGAGTACCGACCGGGACGGGAGAAGGCTACCAGGATTGAATTCCGCTCACCCGACCCGGCCTGCAACCCGTACCTCGCCTTCAGCGTAATGCTCGCTGCCGGGCTGAAAGGTATCGAAGAAGAGTACGAGGTACCGGAGCCAATCGAAGAGAATGTATATGAAATGAGCGAAGAGGAGAGGCTGCGGAGGGGTATCGCCACCCTGCCGGCCAGCCTGCTTGAGGCTATCCTGCTCACTGAGAAGAGCGAGCTGGTACAGAAAGCGCTCGGTGACCATGTCTTCAATGCGTTCATCGAGAACAAAAAGATCGAATGGGACCAGTACCGGATACAGGTAACCGATTACGAGCTGAAAAGATACCTGCCGATTCTATGA
- a CDS encoding DUF128 domain-containing protein, translating into MVQVASFEAERKVIAILKVLSESVEPLGSIHIARELERHGIFLSQRAVRYHLRITDERGYTQPMGHDGRMLTAHGLEELKMALAPEQVGFIHEKLELLAFYTTFDPKTRTGQVPINTSIIDQSDFKKAVEAMSEVFSAGLSVSDLVATAPEGEKLGSVVVPRGKVGLATVCSVVINGVLLKAGIPTESRFGGVLELRDSKPRRFVAVINYAGTSLDPSEQYIRAKMTTVSEAAKNGHGKILANYREIPAPSRAIAKEVIDSLKEAGIHGVYALGNASEPICQIAIGLNRVGMVLLGGLNPVAAAVEAGIEIENIAESGMIEFNQLTSFWKLKS; encoded by the coding sequence ATGGTGCAGGTAGCCAGCTTTGAGGCAGAAAGAAAGGTAATCGCCATACTCAAGGTCCTGAGCGAGTCTGTCGAGCCGCTCGGCTCAATTCACATTGCCCGGGAACTGGAGCGACACGGCATTTTTCTGAGCCAGAGAGCGGTCAGGTATCACCTCAGGATAACCGATGAGCGCGGTTACACGCAGCCGATGGGCCACGATGGCCGGATGCTGACCGCACATGGCCTTGAAGAACTCAAGATGGCGCTTGCCCCGGAGCAGGTCGGCTTCATCCATGAAAAACTTGAGCTGCTTGCTTTCTACACCACATTTGACCCGAAAACTCGTACCGGACAGGTCCCCATAAATACCTCAATTATTGACCAGTCTGATTTCAAGAAAGCTGTGGAGGCAATGAGCGAGGTCTTCAGTGCCGGACTTAGCGTCAGTGACCTTGTGGCTACGGCACCCGAAGGTGAGAAATTAGGCTCGGTGGTGGTTCCCAGAGGTAAGGTCGGGCTGGCCACCGTTTGCAGTGTGGTTATCAATGGTGTCCTTTTGAAAGCGGGCATTCCCACCGAATCAAGATTTGGTGGTGTACTTGAGTTGAGAGACTCCAAGCCAAGGCGCTTTGTGGCCGTCATCAACTATGCCGGAACCTCGCTGGACCCGTCCGAGCAGTATATCAGGGCCAAAATGACCACAGTCAGCGAAGCCGCCAAGAACGGACATGGCAAAATATTGGCCAATTACCGCGAAATACCGGCTCCGTCGAGAGCGATAGCTAAGGAAGTCATAGATTCACTTAAGGAAGCCGGGATTCATGGTGTCTATGCGCTGGGAAACGCCAGCGAGCCTATCTGCCAGATTGCCATTGGTCTGAACCGCGTGGGTATGGTATTGCTCGGTGGTTTGAACCCGGTAGCAGCAGCAGTTGAAGCCGGCATTGAAATCGAAAACATCGCTGAAAGCGGCATGATTGAATTCAACCAGCTGACCAGTTTCTGGAAGCTGAAATCATGA
- a CDS encoding DegV family protein, producing MKKVAVVTDTTACIPQEQVARYDIEVVPVQLIFEDKTYRDGIDISASEFYARLRQTSKPPTTSSSSPEMYLKVFQKAGQRAESVLCITEPSKFSAMFDSASVAKEMVAKTLRNMNIEVLDCTTAAAGQGLVALAAARAAATGQGLKEVKATAENVMEHVNLFAALDTLHYLVKSGRVPQAAALVNTILQIKPVFTLNHADARTVALPRSIKSAMKRILKLMERNVVKDESLHVAVMHADALDNAIVLRNRIDSQFNCSELFITEFTPVMGVHTGPGLVGVAFYSESA from the coding sequence ATGAAAAAGGTAGCCGTGGTAACCGACACCACCGCCTGCATCCCTCAAGAGCAGGTGGCACGATATGACATTGAAGTCGTGCCGGTTCAACTTATTTTCGAGGATAAAACCTACCGCGACGGCATAGACATCAGTGCTTCCGAATTCTATGCGAGGCTCCGGCAGACATCCAAACCACCGACCACCTCCAGTTCCTCACCCGAGATGTACCTTAAGGTTTTCCAGAAAGCCGGTCAGAGAGCGGAGAGCGTTCTCTGCATCACTGAGCCGTCAAAGTTCAGCGCCATGTTTGACTCGGCATCGGTGGCCAAAGAGATGGTGGCGAAAACGTTACGGAACATGAACATAGAAGTACTCGACTGCACCACTGCAGCCGCTGGGCAGGGGCTGGTAGCGCTCGCTGCCGCCAGGGCAGCGGCAACCGGCCAGGGCCTGAAAGAAGTAAAAGCAACGGCAGAGAACGTCATGGAGCACGTAAATTTATTTGCCGCGCTGGATACGCTTCATTACCTGGTAAAAAGCGGGCGTGTGCCGCAGGCCGCAGCACTGGTCAACACAATTCTGCAGATCAAGCCTGTTTTCACCCTCAATCACGCCGATGCGCGCACGGTGGCACTCCCCCGCTCCATTAAGAGTGCCATGAAGCGCATCCTGAAGCTGATGGAGCGGAATGTGGTCAAAGACGAGTCGCTCCACGTCGCCGTGATGCACGCCGATGCTCTGGACAATGCCATCGTTTTAAGAAATCGCATTGACTCGCAATTCAACTGTTCCGAGCTCTTCATCACCGAATTCACCCCGGTAATGGGGGTCCATACGGGACCCGGTCTCGTCGGCGTTGCCTTCTACAGTGAGAGCGCATAA